The following are from one region of the Oscillospiraceae bacterium genome:
- a CDS encoding GNAT family N-acetyltransferase produces MNRLKLIFPTLEMESQALAFRQECFDNGETEIQGDGGLDHAESYAGWIAKINDDLMNDSNPYVPASLYFAFDGEKLVGVIQIRHRLNEELLKCNGNIGYHIRPTQRKKGYATEMLALALEKCRELGLEKVLVSCDNDNYGSAKTIQKNGGVLENEVTLEDGAVVQRYWIEIPKKDGIIKGRLKLVFPTLQMEQKALDYRQECFDAGEVEINGDAGLDHADNYADWIKRIESDLTIKYETNALVPATEYFAFDGDRMIGTIQIRHKLNEYLFNYAGHIGYEIRPSERRKGYAAEMLSLALQKCRELGLERVLITCVKTNIGSAKTMIKNGGVLENEVLKDGVSFQRYWIELPKADIRLITSQQFDACIKVINTSFLTVAKQFGLTKETVPTHCAFFGVDRLESESAHGDEMYGLYKADQIIGFVSLANRPLNENDPIERVFTMRHLAVLPEYRHMGYGKLLIDYICVRTKVLGGKRLLIRIIDKHTVLKNWYLEYGFIQTETRTFNHLPFTVCFMEKTD; encoded by the coding sequence ATGAACAGATTAAAACTGATATTCCCCACCCTCGAAATGGAGTCACAAGCATTGGCATTTCGTCAGGAGTGTTTTGATAACGGCGAAACCGAGATCCAAGGCGACGGCGGGCTCGATCACGCCGAGAGTTATGCCGGTTGGATTGCAAAAATCAACGACGACCTGATGAACGATAGCAATCCTTATGTCCCCGCATCCCTATATTTTGCCTTCGACGGTGAAAAATTGGTAGGCGTCATTCAAATCCGTCACCGGTTGAACGAGGAATTATTGAAATGTAACGGAAACATCGGCTATCATATTCGACCCACCCAACGCAAAAAGGGTTATGCAACCGAAATGCTCGCATTGGCGCTTGAAAAGTGCAGGGAACTGGGTCTTGAAAAAGTGCTTGTCTCTTGCGACAACGATAACTACGGCTCGGCAAAAACCATTCAAAAAAACGGCGGTGTTCTCGAAAATGAGGTCACATTGGAAGACGGCGCTGTTGTTCAGCGCTATTGGATTGAAATCCCCAAAAAAGACGGCATCATCAAGGGCAGACTAAAATTGGTGTTCCCGACTCTCCAAATGGAGCAAAAAGCGCTCGATTACCGTCAGGAGTGCTTCGACGCAGGAGAAGTCGAAATCAACGGCGACGCAGGACTCGACCACGCCGATAACTACGCCGATTGGATTAAAAGAATTGAATCCGATCTGACGATCAAATATGAAACCAACGCGCTCGTTCCTGCCACCGAGTATTTCGCTTTTGACGGCGACCGCATGATCGGAACCATTCAAATCCGTCATAAACTGAATGAGTATTTGTTCAATTACGCCGGTCACATCGGCTACGAAATCCGCCCCTCGGAGCGCAGAAAGGGCTACGCTGCCGAAATGCTTTCGCTTGCACTGCAAAAGTGCAGGGAACTGGGGCTTGAGCGCGTGCTGATAACCTGCGTCAAAACCAACATCGGCTCCGCCAAAACCATGATCAAAAACGGCGGTGTACTGGAAAACGAAGTCTTAAAAGACGGCGTATCTTTTCAAAGGTATTGGATTGAGCTTCCCAAAGCAGATATTCGGCTCATTACAAGCCAACAATTCGACGCTTGCATCAAAGTTATCAATACAAGTTTTTTAACTGTTGCAAAACAATTCGGTCTTACAAAAGAAACTGTACCAACCCATTGTGCTTTTTTTGGTGTAGACCGACTAGAAAGCGAATCTGCGCACGGCGACGAGATGTACGGGCTTTATAAAGCAGATCAAATCATCGGCTTTGTGTCACTCGCGAATAGACCGCTCAATGAAAATGATCCGATTGAAAGGGTGTTTACGATGAGACACCTGGCTGTTCTGCCCGAATACCGTCATATGGGTTACGGCAAATTACTGATTGACTATATTTGTGTCCGAACTAAAGTGCTCGGCGGTAAAAGGTTACTCATCCGCATCATTGACAAACACACTGTTTTGAAAAACTGGTATCTCGAATACGGATTCATCCAGACCGAAACGCGTACATTCAATCACCTGCCGTTCACGGTCTGTTTTATGGAAAAAACCGATTGA
- the thrC gene encoding threonine synthase, which translates to MEFCSTRDKKLNVSAAVAILSGLAPDGGLFVPTSLPSFSLAEVTAMSEMDYRACALTVLQKFLPGFSADELSSYIQKAYGDNFDTADPAPLHDLGDNLYTLELFHGPTCAFKDFALQMLPHLLASAAKKCATNKKIAILTATSGDTGKAAMEGYANVPGTCICVFYPNGGTSEIQRLQMATQKGDNVNVLAVRGNFDDTQNGVKEIFSDKALEEEFSRKGILLSSANSINWGRLAPQIVYYYYTYSRLLNNKAIQPGEPVNFCVPTGNFGDILAGYYAKKSGLPINKLICASNKNNILTDFINTGVYDKNRPFYRTDSPSMDILISSNLERLLFMLCNDNVKVNGFMDQLKVTGRYEIGKELLAKLHNEGFCAYYSVENATESCIAEIWNEKSYLCDTHTAVGLNAYRQYRTTQGDRTTTAVLSTASPFKFAPAILRALGQTPPKSGFGAVDTLEQFTGLSAPKRLKEIRELPVRFDQTISRSEMKQKVIDWLK; encoded by the coding sequence ATGGAATTTTGCAGCACAAGAGATAAGAAATTAAATGTGAGCGCAGCAGTCGCGATCTTATCCGGTCTCGCGCCGGACGGCGGTTTGTTTGTTCCTACTTCGCTTCCGTCGTTTTCGCTTGCCGAGGTCACAGCAATGAGCGAAATGGATTACCGCGCCTGCGCTTTAACAGTGCTGCAAAAGTTTCTGCCCGGATTTTCCGCGGATGAACTTTCGTCCTATATCCAAAAGGCCTACGGGGATAATTTTGATACCGCTGATCCCGCGCCTCTGCATGACCTCGGCGACAATCTTTATACGCTGGAACTCTTTCACGGCCCTACCTGCGCTTTCAAGGATTTCGCTCTGCAAATGTTGCCCCATCTGCTGGCCTCCGCAGCGAAAAAGTGCGCAACTAATAAAAAGATTGCCATTCTCACTGCCACCTCGGGTGATACCGGAAAAGCCGCGATGGAGGGTTATGCAAACGTCCCCGGCACTTGCATCTGCGTGTTTTATCCCAATGGCGGCACCAGCGAAATCCAACGTCTCCAGATGGCAACACAAAAAGGTGATAACGTCAATGTGCTTGCCGTCAGGGGCAATTTCGACGACACGCAAAATGGGGTCAAGGAAATTTTCTCCGACAAGGCCTTGGAAGAGGAGTTTTCTCGTAAAGGTATTCTGCTTTCCAGTGCCAATTCCATCAACTGGGGACGCCTTGCCCCGCAAATCGTTTATTACTATTACACCTATTCCCGTTTATTAAATAATAAAGCTATCCAACCGGGTGAACCCGTCAATTTCTGCGTGCCGACCGGCAACTTCGGCGATATTTTAGCCGGTTATTATGCCAAAAAGAGCGGCCTGCCGATCAACAAACTTATCTGCGCCTCCAATAAAAACAACATTCTCACCGATTTTATCAACACCGGTGTTTACGATAAAAACCGACCGTTTTACCGGACCGACTCACCCTCGATGGATATTCTGATCTCCTCCAACCTCGAGCGTCTGCTGTTCATGCTCTGCAATGACAATGTAAAAGTAAACGGATTTATGGATCAGTTGAAAGTAACAGGACGTTACGAAATCGGAAAAGAGCTGCTTGCCAAACTGCACAACGAGGGTTTTTGTGCATATTACAGTGTCGAGAATGCCACAGAGTCCTGCATTGCCGAGATCTGGAACGAAAAGTCCTATCTCTGCGACACGCATACCGCCGTGGGTCTCAACGCTTACCGGCAATATCGAACAACGCAGGGCGACCGAACTACGACCGCGGTGCTCTCCACCGCTTCCCCGTTTAAGTTCGCCCCCGCCATTCTGCGCGCGCTCGGGCAAACACCGCCCAAAAGCGGCTTTGGAGCCGTTGACACGCTGGAGCAGTTCACCGGACTTTCCGCCCCCAAGCGGTTAAAAGAAATCCGGGAATTGCCCGTTCGATTCGATCAAACCATCAGCCGGTCCGAGATGAAGCAAAAGGTGATCGACTGGCTGAAATAA